ATTTTGCCTTCTTCAAGGTTTTTCAAGATATCAATCCTATCATTTGATTCGATAGGTATCTCATCGAGGCCAAGTGCGATATTTATCTCTCGAAGACGGGTTTTTACTGTCGGATAACTAAGTCCAAGGCGCGCCTCCATTTG
This genomic stretch from bacterium harbors:
- a CDS encoding DUF2089 family protein, which encodes QMEARLGLSYPTVKTRLREINIALGLDEIPIESNDRIDILKNLEEGKMDVSEALKKLEEER